From Lolium perenne isolate Kyuss_39 chromosome 5, Kyuss_2.0, whole genome shotgun sequence, a single genomic window includes:
- the LOC127300407 gene encoding long chain acyl-CoA synthetase 8: MGEVTGENPSMPILERLGISDVPLVKEYGLPGIVGALLVALVIPILLSSMLGKKTKKRAVPADVGGEAGLAMRNSRFSSLVEVPWAGATTMAALFEMASKKYPQHRCLGTRKLIKSEFIEAADGRKFEKLHLGEYQWNSYSEAFTRASNFASGLIKMGHQVDSRAAIFSDTRAEWIIASQGCFRQNLTVVTIYASLGEDALVHSLNETQVSTLICDSKQLKKLPAVSSKLQSLKHVIYIEDEPVEADTLNQLKHLTTSSFTEVEELGKTSHIDARLPSSTDTAVIMYTSGSTGLPKGVMITHGNMVATIAAVRTIIPNLGTGDVYLAYLPLAHVFELAAETVMLASGVAIGYGSALTMTDASNKIKKGTKGDVSVLKPTLMISVPAILDRIRDAVFKKVADKGGVTKKLFDVAYKRNLAAIEGSWFGSWAPERLLWNSIIFKPIRAMLGGRIRFILCGGAPLSSDTQRFINICLGVPVGQGYGLTETCAGAAFSEWDDASVGRVGPPLPCCYVKLISWEEGGYRISDSPMPRGEVVIGGHSVTKGYFNNEAKTDEVYKVDERGVRWFYTGDIGQFHPDGCVEIIDRKKDIVKLQHGEYVSLGKVESALQTSNYVDNIMVHADPFHSYCVALVVPAHQALEKWAQNSGISYQNIGELCHNDQAIKEVQQSLSKAAKSARLEKFEVPAKIILLAEPWTPESGLVTAALKLKREQLKTKFKDDLNKLYH; the protein is encoded by the exons ATGGGAGAAGTCACCGGCGAGAATCCGAGCATGCCCATTCTTGAAAGACTGGGCATAAGTGACGTGCCACTGGTGAAGGAATACGGTCTTCCGGGCATCGTTGGTGCTCTTCTAGTTGCTTTAGTTATCCCCATCTTGCTGTCTTCAATGCTCGGCAAGAAGACCAAGAAGAGAGCGGTGCCCGCCGATGTCGGGGGCGAAGCAGGCCTTGCCATGCGCAACAGTAGATTTTCCTCTCTAGTTGAAGTTCCGTGGGCAGGTGCCACAACGATGGCAGCTCTGTTTGAGATGGCTAGCAAGAAGTACCCTCAGCACCGGTGTCTTGGCACGAGGAAGCTGATTAAGAGCGAATTTATAGAAGCTGCCGATGGAAGGAAGTTTGAGAAACTGCACCTTGGCGAGTACCAATGGAATTCCTATTCGGAAGCGTTCACTCGTGCAAGTAACTTTGCTTCTGGCCTCATCAAGATGGGCCACCAGGTAGATAGTCGTGCTGCTATCTTCTCTGATACAAGAGCTGAGTGGATCATTGCTTCTCAG GGATGCTTTCGACAAAATTTAACTGTTGTAACAATCTATGCATCGCTTGGCGAGGATGCACTGGTGCACTCACTAAATGAG ACACAAGTTTCAACTCTGATCTGTGATTCAAAGCAACTTAAGAAGCTGCCTGCAGTCAGCTCGAAGTTGCAGAGTCTTAAGCATGTTATCTATATCGAGGATGAACCTGTTGAGGCTGACACACTCAATCAACTGAAACACCTGACAACATCATCTTTCACTGAGGTTGAGGAGTTGGGCAAAACATCGCATATAGATGCAAGGCTACCATCAAGCACTGACACTGCAGTTATTATGTACACAAGTGGAAGCACTGGTCTCCCCAAG GGTGTAATGATTACGCATGGCAACATGGTGGCCACAATCGCAGCTGTCAGGACAATTATTCCAAATCTGGGCACGGGAGATGTTTATCTGGCATACCTTCCATTGGCTCATGTTTTTGAACTAGCGGCAGAG ACTGTCATGTTAGCTTCTGGTGTTGCGATTGGATACGGCTCAGCTCTGACAATGACTGATGCATCAAACAAGATAAAGAAAGGGACAAAAGGAGATGTTTCTGTACTGAAACCTACTCTTATGATTTCAGTTCCTGCAATTCTGGATCGCATAAGAGATGCAGTGTTCAAGAAG GTTGCTGATAAGGGTGGGGTGACAAAAAAGCTATTTGATGTTGCGTACAAACGAAATCTTGCAGCCATTGAAGGGAGTTGGTTTGGATCTTGGGCACCAGAGAGGCTTCTGTGGAATAGCATTATCTTCAAGCCAATACGTGCCATGCTTGGAGGGCGCATAAGATTTATTCTTTGTGGTGGCGCACCTCTATCAAGTGACacacaaagattcataaatatatGTCTGGG TGTCCCAGTAGGTCAAGGCTATGGATTGACTGAGACTTGTGCTGGAGCAGCCTTTTCTGAATGGGATGACGCTAGTGTGGGTCGTGTTGGTCCACCCCTCCCTTGTTGCTATGTTAAG CTTATTTCATGGGAAGAAGGTGGCTATAGGATTTCTGATTCTCCAATGCCCCGAGGAGAGGTTGTGATTGGTGGTCACAGTGTAACAAAAGGCTATTTCAACAATGAAGCAAAAACGGATGAGGTGTACAAG GTGGATGAGAGGGGCGTACGATGGTTTTACACTGGAGATATTGGCCAGTTCCATCCTGATGGGTGCGTTGAGATCATCGACAGGAAAAAGGACATAGTAAAACTTCAGCATGGAGAATATGTATCGCTTGGCAAG gTCGAATCAGCTCTACAGACAAGCAACTATGTGGATAATATTATGGTCCACGCTGATCCATTTCATAGTTACTGTGTTGCACTGGTAGTGCCGGCACACCAGGCCTTGGAGAAGTGGGCTCAAAATTCAGGGATAAGCTACCAAAACATTGGGGAGTTGTGCCACAATGATCAAGCAATTAAGGAGGTCCAGCAGTCGTTATCAAAG GCTGCGAAATCAGCAAGGCTGGAGAAGTTTGAAGTACCAGCTAAGATCATCTTGCTGGCTGAACCTTGGACTCCGGAGTCTGGGCTCGTGACGGCTGCCCTCAAGCTGAAGAGGGAGCAGCTAAAGACCAAGTTTAAAGATGATCTGAACAAGCTCTATCACTGA